One region of Quercus lobata isolate SW786 chromosome 2, ValleyOak3.0 Primary Assembly, whole genome shotgun sequence genomic DNA includes:
- the LOC115968168 gene encoding sufE-like protein 1, chloroplastic/mitochondrial, with protein MDGSVENVNFGSNSDLGVEETPIGISNSGLKVDSRDGTVNVELDSEVGGERNPVQSSNLGGLGSRGTRIKEKLERELSPVAIEVEDISYQHVGHAAIRGSDGETHFNVKVVSKEFEGKSLVKRHRLVYGLLQDEL; from the coding sequence ATGGATGGCAGTGTTGAAAATGTGAACTTTGGATCGAATTCTGATCTGGGTGTTGAAGAAACTCCTATTGGGATATCAAATTCGGGGTTGAAAGTAGATAGCAGAGATGGAACTGTGAATGTTGAATTGGATTCTGAGGTGGGTGGAGAAAGAAACCCGGTTCAAAGTTCGAATTTAGGTGGTTTGGGGAGTAGAGGGACGAGAATAAAGGAGAAATTGGAGAGGGAGCTTAGTCCAGTGGCCATAGAGGTGGAAGATATCTCTTATCAGCATGTCGGGCATGCTGCTATTAGAGGAAGTGATGGGGAGACACATTTTAATGTAAAAGTTGTGTCTAAGGAGTTTGAAGGGAAAAGTTTGGTTAAGAGGCACAGGCTTGTTTATGGTTTGTTGCAAGATGAGTTATAG